From a region of the Leptospira kmetyi serovar Malaysia str. Bejo-Iso9 genome:
- a CDS encoding chemotaxis protein CheW yields the protein MAGILGEYTELFLEESEDQIEELNANLLRLEADHKNLSIINDIFRAAHSLKSSAAFVGLYNLSDLAHKMENLLQLTRDGKLVVKLPLVNLLFQCFDLIKYVIRNVAEGKKIDTPFTEMIQKLDAYEKDPSSFSGVAAASAPATSAPSAPAQKPAEAPSQAAAPVAPTASAAPAKPASYNGLEIRLEAEEARELEEEIKKSGKCWKISVTLGKDSPMKGLRFSLILQNLKNLGVVYKSVPDMEELEKGVDVASIALLFLSSESFDQIRTAANVDMVESLDVQEFVPVVQEASASAGFKMDDDMAASESRVTLKSIKVSSDKLDQLMNNVGELIITNSGFQRIYDDLVRIFGEDQLFNDLKSRIDLINRISKELQSGIMNIRMVQISTVFRRFSRLVRDLSLETGKKVNLVLSGESTELDKKVIDALGEPLLHLIRNSVDHGIETPAERAAAGKSETGTVELNSYQGGSNIMVEIRDDGRGLDAEKILRKAIEKGLVSATEGSNLTEQEIYQFIFQAGFSTAETITDISGRGVGMNVVNNLIQEFKGKILINSTKGQGTSFVLSFPQALAIIPSILVLMEEEVYAFPLSEVNETIKIHNDQITTLEGNEIINLRGEVLPIYRLNRIIGLQDKTDREEFPVVIVQYKGRKIGFMVDELVGKHETVIKSLEKNFKNIHGLTGASIMGDGTIIMVLDIPGIVEIASELEDAETVVHHHLETMRRISSIHSAEREEELYIQKTTNPTNVYNHKLHDITNRERLKKKKTERTREMRRIVVDKEEVIREEKELAAALSVEMKAPQERQLPSSGEIAIPDAPQTTSTPPPTVTSYSDAPSSPPRKPFVSKSEEDYRSHITDIALDQSASEEEQKRAKAIIDSFLTQKKERTMSVGPAKDFKGALSKEEIKKLESVVNTGMMNAGMVLSQLLKKNIDLFIPEIIMNDRDGLAEEIRFSDDHFYGLRIRMNGDLNGNLLMMFSRENAGNLARELLGSEMPSGAGLNDDAKSMLSEISNIVCSSVMNSISNKAKASVMPSVPEFLEGTFMQVLDVVKPERTKFLSMLTEFNHEGNDLLGVLLFLPDFDELIELIPRF from the coding sequence ATGGCTGGAATTCTCGGAGAATACACGGAACTCTTTCTCGAAGAATCGGAAGATCAAATCGAGGAACTCAACGCCAACCTTCTTCGGTTGGAAGCGGATCATAAGAATCTTTCAATCATCAACGATATCTTTCGCGCGGCGCATTCCTTAAAAAGTTCCGCGGCTTTCGTAGGTTTATACAATCTTTCCGATCTCGCTCATAAAATGGAGAATCTTCTTCAGCTGACTCGGGACGGAAAACTGGTGGTTAAACTTCCGCTCGTCAATCTTCTGTTTCAATGTTTCGACCTGATTAAATACGTTATCCGAAACGTCGCCGAAGGAAAAAAAATCGACACTCCGTTTACGGAGATGATTCAAAAACTCGACGCGTATGAAAAAGATCCTTCTTCTTTTTCCGGAGTTGCGGCCGCTTCCGCACCGGCGACTTCCGCTCCTTCGGCTCCCGCGCAAAAACCTGCGGAAGCTCCGAGCCAAGCCGCGGCGCCGGTTGCTCCGACTGCGAGCGCCGCTCCCGCAAAACCCGCCTCCTACAACGGGTTGGAAATCCGTCTCGAAGCGGAAGAGGCGCGTGAACTCGAAGAGGAAATCAAAAAGTCCGGCAAGTGCTGGAAAATTTCGGTTACGCTCGGAAAAGATTCTCCGATGAAAGGTCTTCGTTTTTCTTTGATCCTTCAGAATTTAAAAAATCTCGGCGTCGTTTATAAGTCCGTTCCCGATATGGAAGAATTGGAAAAGGGAGTGGACGTCGCTTCGATCGCGTTGTTGTTTCTTTCTTCCGAATCCTTCGATCAGATCCGTACGGCGGCTAACGTCGATATGGTGGAATCGCTCGACGTTCAGGAATTCGTTCCGGTCGTTCAGGAAGCTTCCGCGAGCGCGGGCTTTAAGATGGACGACGACATGGCCGCCTCCGAGTCCAGAGTCACATTAAAAAGTATTAAAGTATCCTCCGATAAACTCGATCAACTCATGAACAACGTGGGCGAGCTCATCATCACGAACTCCGGCTTTCAAAGAATCTACGACGACTTGGTTCGTATCTTCGGTGAGGATCAACTTTTCAACGATCTCAAATCCAGAATCGATTTGATCAATCGTATCTCCAAAGAACTTCAATCCGGAATCATGAACATTCGTATGGTTCAGATTTCAACGGTGTTCAGAAGATTCTCCAGACTTGTGAGAGATCTTTCGTTGGAAACCGGCAAAAAAGTGAACTTGGTTCTCAGCGGAGAGTCCACCGAACTCGACAAAAAAGTCATCGACGCTCTCGGCGAACCGCTCCTTCACTTGATCCGAAATTCCGTCGATCACGGGATCGAAACTCCGGCAGAACGAGCGGCGGCGGGTAAATCCGAAACCGGAACGGTCGAACTCAATTCTTACCAAGGTGGAAGCAACATCATGGTCGAGATCCGAGACGACGGACGCGGTTTGGATGCGGAAAAAATTCTCCGCAAAGCGATCGAAAAGGGTCTCGTAAGCGCGACCGAAGGATCGAATCTTACCGAACAGGAAATTTATCAATTCATCTTCCAAGCGGGATTTTCCACGGCGGAAACGATCACGGATATTTCCGGACGCGGCGTCGGTATGAACGTCGTGAACAATCTGATCCAGGAATTCAAAGGAAAAATTCTCATCAACAGCACGAAAGGTCAGGGAACTTCCTTTGTTCTTTCTTTTCCTCAGGCGCTTGCGATCATTCCTTCGATTCTCGTTCTTATGGAAGAAGAGGTTTACGCATTTCCTCTTTCCGAAGTCAACGAAACGATCAAGATCCACAACGATCAGATCACGACTCTCGAAGGAAACGAAATCATCAACCTCAGAGGAGAGGTTCTTCCGATTTACAGACTCAACCGAATCATCGGTCTTCAGGACAAAACGGACAGGGAAGAATTTCCGGTCGTCATCGTTCAATACAAGGGCCGCAAGATCGGATTTATGGTCGATGAACTCGTGGGCAAACACGAGACCGTCATCAAATCTCTCGAAAAGAATTTTAAAAACATCCACGGTCTTACCGGCGCTTCCATCATGGGAGACGGAACCATCATTATGGTTTTGGACATTCCCGGGATCGTGGAAATCGCTTCCGAACTCGAGGACGCGGAAACCGTGGTTCATCATCATTTGGAAACGATGCGGAGAATCAGTTCGATTCATTCCGCGGAAAGAGAAGAAGAACTCTATATTCAAAAAACGACGAATCCTACGAACGTCTACAATCATAAACTGCACGACATCACGAACCGCGAACGTCTGAAAAAGAAAAAGACGGAACGCACGCGCGAGATGAGACGCATCGTCGTCGACAAAGAGGAAGTGATCCGCGAAGAGAAAGAATTGGCTGCGGCTCTCAGCGTGGAGATGAAAGCTCCTCAGGAAAGACAACTTCCTTCTTCGGGAGAAATTGCGATTCCGGATGCTCCGCAAACGACTTCGACTCCACCTCCGACCGTTACTTCGTATTCGGACGCTCCTTCTTCTCCGCCTCGTAAACCGTTCGTTTCCAAGTCCGAAGAAGACTATCGTTCTCATATCACCGATATCGCGCTCGATCAAAGTGCGAGCGAAGAGGAACAAAAACGCGCCAAGGCGATCATCGACAGTTTCTTGACTCAAAAGAAAGAAAGAACGATGTCCGTCGGTCCCGCTAAGGATTTCAAAGGCGCGCTTTCCAAGGAAGAAATCAAAAAATTGGAAAGTGTGGTCAATACCGGTATGATGAACGCCGGTATGGTTCTTTCCCAACTTTTGAAAAAGAACATCGATCTTTTTATTCCGGAAATCATTATGAACGACCGGGACGGTCTTGCGGAAGAAATCCGTTTTTCGGACGATCACTTTTACGGCTTGAGAATTCGTATGAACGGAGACTTAAACGGAAACCTTCTGATGATGTTTTCCAGAGAGAACGCAGGGAATCTCGCAAGAGAACTCCTCGGTTCCGAAATGCCTTCGGGTGCGGGTTTGAACGACGACGCCAAATCGATGTTAAGCGAGATTTCCAACATCGTTTGTTCTTCGGTAATGAACTCCATATCGAATAAGGCGAAGGCCAGCGTTATGCCTTCCGTTCCCGAGTTTTTAGAGGGAACGTTCATGCAGGTCCTGGACGTGGTAAAACCGGAGAGAACCAAGTTCTTGAGTATGCTTACAGAATTCAACCACGAGGGGAACGACCTTTTAGGAGTGCTTTTATTCCTTCCGGACTTTGACGAACTGATCGAGTTGATTCCGAGGTTTTAA
- the rplT gene encoding 50S ribosomal protein L20 translates to MPRAVNGTIHKNRRRRVLKDAKGFRGARSKLYRTAKSAVMKAGQWAYRDRRAKKRDFRKLWIIRINAAARENGLSYSVFMNSLKKLGIDMDRKSLAELAFSDREVFNALVEKIKVAG, encoded by the coding sequence ATGCCTAGAGCGGTAAACGGAACTATCCACAAAAACAGAAGAAGAAGAGTCTTAAAGGACGCGAAAGGTTTCCGCGGCGCTCGTTCTAAACTTTATAGAACGGCAAAAAGTGCGGTAATGAAAGCGGGCCAGTGGGCTTACCGCGATCGTAGAGCGAAGAAAAGAGATTTTCGCAAACTTTGGATCATCAGAATTAACGCCGCTGCGAGAGAAAATGGTTTGTCTTATTCCGTATTCATGAATTCTCTAAAGAAATTGGGAATCGACATGGATCGTAAGTCCCTTGCAGAGCTGGCTTTTAGCGATCGGGAAGTATTCAACGCCCTGGTCGAAAAAATCAAAGTAGCCGGATAA
- the rpmI gene encoding 50S ribosomal protein L35, with product MPKLKTNRAAAKRFKFTKNNKIKRKSMNTRHILTKKGPKRRRRLRGLTLVNNSDWKSIVRLMPYGVR from the coding sequence ATGCCAAAGTTGAAAACGAACAGAGCCGCTGCAAAGCGCTTTAAGTTCACTAAGAACAACAAAATCAAACGCAAGAGTATGAATACCCGTCACATCTTGACCAAAAAGGGACCGAAAAGAAGAAGACGTCTTCGCGGTTTGACCCTGGTCAACAACTCTGACTGGAAATCCATCGTCAGATTAATGCCTTATGGAGTACGATAA
- the thrS gene encoding threonine--tRNA ligase produces MHRLTLPDKSVKEVSEGATYRDFIEKELPFLKNKALAVRLNGKDIQDLSRTVETDANIEVLTYTEKDGWETFQHSAAHLLGMAVQNLYKNANLTVGPVIENGPGFFYYDIDFQGTIITPEDFPKIEAEMEKIVKADHPVWRKVVPKQEAIETFQKLGEKYKIEIIGGIPSEEVSIYGMGEWFDLCRGPHVPNSGILKSFKLTAISGAYWKADKDNAMLTRIYGVAFPSKKELDAYLFQIEEAKKRDHRKIGKEMDLFSFQKEGPGFPFWHPKGTILWNSLAEYLRAECNKRGYQEIKTPAMLSAELWKKSGHWENFHENMYFTDIDEEDYALKPMNCPGCSLIYKHHLHSYRELPLRFAEFGSVHRHELHGVLHGLFRVRAFTQDDSHIYAPLDFLESEVMDIIDFTFTVYKKFGFSEFKTFIATRPEKSQGRDEDWEFATNTLKLSLEKKGIPYGIKEGEGAFYGPKIEFNIKDSIGRLWQCGTIQVDFSMPERFDLDYTDSDGQKKRPVMIHRAIYGSLERFIGILIEHYEGKFPLWISPNQVRILTVTEKVADYAKDVYRELVDAGFRVEMDSRNEKIGAKIRDSILKKANYLLVLGEKEMESGTLAVRKLGQEDTKTLTRAGFISNLQDEIKAG; encoded by the coding sequence ATGCATAGGCTAACACTGCCGGACAAATCCGTAAAAGAAGTTTCCGAAGGCGCGACTTACAGAGACTTCATCGAAAAAGAATTACCTTTTTTAAAAAACAAGGCGCTCGCCGTACGTCTCAATGGCAAGGATATCCAGGACTTATCCCGAACGGTAGAGACGGATGCAAACATAGAAGTATTGACCTACACCGAAAAAGACGGTTGGGAAACCTTTCAACATTCCGCGGCGCATTTGCTCGGAATGGCGGTTCAGAATTTATATAAGAATGCGAATCTCACCGTAGGTCCCGTGATCGAAAACGGACCCGGATTTTTTTATTACGACATCGACTTTCAAGGAACGATCATCACTCCCGAGGATTTTCCGAAGATCGAAGCCGAGATGGAAAAGATCGTAAAGGCGGATCATCCGGTTTGGAGAAAGGTCGTCCCGAAACAGGAAGCGATCGAAACGTTTCAAAAACTCGGAGAAAAATATAAGATCGAAATCATCGGCGGAATTCCGAGCGAAGAAGTTTCCATCTATGGAATGGGAGAATGGTTCGATCTTTGCCGCGGACCGCACGTTCCGAACTCCGGTATATTAAAATCTTTTAAACTAACCGCGATCTCGGGCGCGTATTGGAAAGCGGACAAAGACAACGCGATGCTCACTCGGATTTACGGAGTCGCGTTTCCTTCCAAAAAGGAATTGGACGCTTATCTTTTTCAAATCGAAGAAGCGAAGAAACGAGATCACAGAAAAATCGGAAAGGAGATGGATCTATTCTCCTTTCAAAAGGAAGGTCCCGGTTTTCCGTTTTGGCATCCGAAAGGAACCATTCTTTGGAATTCTCTCGCGGAATATCTCAGAGCGGAATGCAACAAACGCGGTTATCAGGAAATCAAAACTCCCGCGATGTTGTCCGCGGAACTTTGGAAGAAGTCCGGCCACTGGGAAAACTTTCATGAGAATATGTATTTCACGGACATCGATGAAGAGGACTACGCGCTCAAGCCGATGAACTGTCCCGGATGTTCTTTGATTTATAAACATCATCTTCATTCTTATCGTGAACTTCCTTTGCGTTTTGCGGAGTTCGGAAGCGTTCATCGTCACGAATTGCACGGAGTTCTTCACGGACTTTTTAGAGTGAGAGCGTTTACGCAGGACGATTCTCATATCTACGCACCTTTGGATTTCTTGGAATCCGAAGTGATGGACATCATCGACTTTACGTTTACCGTATATAAGAAATTCGGATTTTCCGAATTCAAAACCTTCATCGCGACTCGACCCGAAAAATCGCAAGGCAGAGACGAGGATTGGGAATTCGCCACAAACACTCTCAAGTTATCTCTTGAGAAGAAAGGAATTCCATACGGAATCAAAGAAGGCGAGGGCGCTTTCTACGGGCCGAAGATAGAATTCAATATCAAGGATTCCATCGGAAGACTTTGGCAGTGCGGAACGATTCAGGTCGACTTCTCCATGCCGGAACGTTTCGATTTGGATTACACCGACAGCGACGGTCAGAAAAAAAGACCGGTGATGATCCATAGAGCGATTTACGGTTCCTTGGAAAGATTCATCGGAATTCTCATCGAACACTACGAAGGAAAATTCCCTCTTTGGATTTCTCCGAATCAGGTGAGAATTTTGACCGTTACCGAAAAGGTGGCCGATTACGCGAAGGACGTTTATCGCGAGTTAGTCGACGCGGGTTTTCGTGTGGAGATGGATTCTCGAAACGAAAAGATCGGAGCGAAAATTCGGGATTCTATTTTAAAAAAGGCGAATTATCTTTTGGTTCTGGGCGAAAAGGAAATGGAATCGGGAACTCTCGCCGTGAGAAAGCTCGGTCAAGAGGATACGAAAACTCTGACTCGCGCCGGTTTTATCTCCAATCTTCAGGACGAGATCAAGGCGGGTTGA
- the carA gene encoding glutamine-hydrolyzing carbamoyl-phosphate synthase small subunit → MKAFLVLDNGTVIEGESFGYETESVGEVVFNTSMAGYQEILTDPSYCNQIITLTYPMIGNYGIHPDNMESSKIQASGLIVKEYVDRPSNFRSEKTLSQFLKEYKIPAIQGIDTRKLTRYIRTNGSPNGGIFVAPEYSPKFLDTVKSFPGIINADLAKVVTTSSKYIFGTHTGKKFKLAVYDYGVKTNILRLLDENGFAVTVYPALTPAEDIMKEGTDAFFLSNGPGDPAPLDYAIDATRKIMEKGYPLFGICLGHQIIGLSLGKKTEKMKFGHRGGNQPVKNLSTGQVEITSQNHGFAVIDDQKSDEPVSFLNLNDDTVEGILKSGYPLLTVQYHPESAPGPNDSRYLFQKFYDLVETTKRGK, encoded by the coding sequence ATGAAAGCGTTCCTGGTTCTCGACAACGGCACGGTCATCGAGGGAGAATCCTTCGGTTACGAAACGGAGTCCGTCGGCGAGGTTGTCTTCAATACTTCCATGGCCGGTTATCAAGAAATTCTAACCGACCCTTCCTACTGTAATCAAATCATAACGTTGACGTACCCGATGATCGGGAATTACGGAATCCATCCGGACAACATGGAATCTTCCAAGATCCAAGCGAGCGGATTGATCGTAAAAGAATACGTGGATCGACCTTCGAACTTTCGATCCGAAAAAACCCTTTCCCAGTTTTTAAAGGAATATAAAATCCCGGCCATTCAGGGGATCGATACGCGCAAGCTGACTCGTTATATCCGAACCAACGGTTCTCCGAACGGCGGAATTTTCGTCGCGCCCGAATATTCTCCCAAATTTTTGGATACGGTGAAGTCTTTTCCGGGAATCATCAACGCGGATCTTGCAAAAGTCGTAACGACTTCTTCGAAATATATCTTCGGAACTCATACAGGTAAAAAGTTTAAACTCGCCGTTTACGATTACGGAGTGAAGACGAACATTCTCCGTTTGTTGGACGAAAACGGATTTGCGGTCACGGTTTATCCGGCCTTAACTCCCGCGGAAGATATCATGAAGGAAGGAACGGACGCATTCTTTCTTTCCAACGGTCCCGGAGATCCGGCGCCGCTCGACTACGCGATCGATGCGACCCGCAAGATCATGGAAAAAGGATATCCTCTTTTCGGAATCTGTCTCGGTCATCAGATCATCGGACTTTCCCTCGGTAAAAAAACCGAGAAGATGAAGTTCGGTCATCGAGGCGGAAACCAACCGGTTAAGAATTTATCGACCGGACAAGTGGAGATCACTTCGCAAAATCACGGTTTTGCGGTGATCGACGATCAGAAGTCCGATGAACCAGTTTCGTTTTTAAATCTGAACGACGATACCGTCGAAGGAATTTTAAAGTCCGGTTATCCGTTGCTTACGGTTCAATATCATCCCGAAAGCGCGCCCGGCCCGAACGATTCCCGTTATCTGTTTCAAAAATTTTACGATCTCGTTGAAACCACTAAAAGAGGCAAATAA
- a CDS encoding LIC11966 family surface protein — protein MLSKNARKNGTPLWIGIFLVLCCGCKQDPIEYNHRILLVMDGIFEDARSIDLALEEENFSDAKVKTSAWEKKIKTAKESLRRIGSFRGNSSLKNASDFTLDIFSDHLIVYYKRLISLLERNNPSDSQEVYDTYYKIHLRMDEADKTFKEASEKFRMDFYE, from the coding sequence ATGTTGTCAAAGAACGCGCGGAAAAACGGAACGCCCTTGTGGATCGGAATCTTCTTAGTCCTTTGTTGCGGATGCAAACAAGATCCGATCGAATACAATCATAGAATTCTACTCGTCATGGACGGAATTTTCGAGGACGCAAGATCGATCGATCTCGCGTTGGAAGAAGAGAATTTTTCGGATGCAAAAGTCAAAACGTCCGCTTGGGAGAAAAAAATCAAGACCGCCAAAGAAAGCCTAAGGAGAATTGGAAGTTTTCGCGGGAATTCTTCCCTGAAAAACGCGAGCGATTTCACGTTGGATATTTTTTCCGATCATTTGATCGTATATTATAAAAGATTAATATCTCTTCTCGAACGAAACAATCCCTCCGATTCTCAGGAAGTATACGACACGTATTATAAGATCCATTTGAGAATGGACGAGGCCGACAAAACCTTCAAAGAGGCTTCCGAAAAATTTAGAATGGATTTTTACGAATAA
- a CDS encoding chemotaxis protein CheW encodes MASFDNRQYLESLEADKTTESQKEYLTFNVEEEIFGIDILKIHEILKPVPITRIPNGDDYILGVINLRGEIIPILDLKQVFGIGYSDIIPSTRIIVVVHEEKRAGILVDTVKQVVKIQLDKISKATDDLTLNYSSLIESVSQAEETLILNLNLSVLINFEQEAI; translated from the coding sequence ATGGCATCATTCGATAATAGACAATATCTCGAATCCTTGGAAGCGGATAAAACCACGGAATCCCAGAAAGAATATCTGACTTTCAACGTGGAAGAGGAAATTTTCGGAATCGATATTCTCAAGATTCACGAAATTCTAAAACCGGTTCCGATCACAAGAATTCCGAACGGCGACGATTATATTTTAGGAGTGATTAATCTCAGAGGTGAGATCATTCCGATATTAGATCTAAAGCAGGTTTTCGGAATCGGTTACAGCGATATCATTCCTTCCACAAGAATCATCGTGGTCGTTCACGAAGAAAAGCGGGCCGGGATTCTCGTGGATACGGTGAAACAAGTCGTAAAAATTCAATTAGACAAAATCAGCAAGGCCACCGACGATCTCACTCTCAATTACAGTTCTTTGATAGAATCTGTCAGCCAGGCGGAGGAAACTTTGATACTCAACTTAAATCTATCCGTCCTGATCAACTTCGAACAGGAGGCAATCTAA
- the infC gene encoding translation initiation factor IF-3, translating to MQRKPSQKSTTDKLFNHRINEKITGVSRVRLVSDDGVAIVPFDEALRKAREENLDLVEVSADQELHVCKIIDYGKYKFELLKKSKEAKKKQHVINVKEIKIRPRIESHDYDIKKKHAQEFLGKGDKVKVSLRFRGREMMHSDLGMKVVYRMVEDLKEFGTAERDPVQDGKQIVVIINPK from the coding sequence ATGCAGAGGAAACCGAGTCAAAAGTCAACAACGGATAAACTTTTCAATCACAGGATCAACGAGAAAATTACGGGCGTTTCCAGAGTTCGATTGGTTTCGGATGACGGAGTTGCGATCGTACCTTTCGACGAAGCTCTTAGAAAAGCAAGGGAAGAGAATCTGGATCTCGTAGAAGTATCGGCGGATCAAGAACTTCACGTTTGTAAGATCATCGACTACGGTAAGTATAAGTTCGAGTTACTCAAAAAGAGTAAAGAAGCTAAGAAAAAACAACACGTAATCAACGTAAAAGAAATTAAGATTCGTCCTCGAATCGAAAGTCACGATTACGATATTAAAAAGAAACACGCACAGGAGTTTCTTGGAAAGGGAGACAAAGTAAAAGTAAGTCTCCGATTCCGCGGAAGAGAGATGATGCACTCCGACCTCGGGATGAAAGTTGTTTATAGAATGGTCGAAGACCTGAAAGAATTCGGAACTGCTGAAAGAGATCCGGTTCAAGACGGAAAACAGATCGTTGTAATTATTAATCCGAAGTAA
- a CDS encoding DUF4349 domain-containing protein: protein MQTAPFRFSLFVLIFCVFPLVADPANDGEHSHSERRLYAHSLNVKIESKKISASREKIHDLVHNYRGFISKSTNSNLKFKIPFANQDHFLIELRNSEFVDKSDETIDDITDPYEECVRRLEIDHEFLSKYKKLFEEDKIPKRDRRHILAKQHRVSLDIQKLEKKKKDLILKTKFSDFTVSFVPLKHADH, encoded by the coding sequence ATGCAAACGGCGCCTTTTCGGTTTTCTCTGTTCGTATTAATTTTTTGCGTCTTCCCGCTCGTCGCGGATCCTGCAAACGACGGCGAACATTCCCATTCGGAAAGGAGACTCTACGCTCATTCCTTAAACGTAAAGATCGAATCCAAAAAAATCTCCGCTTCTCGCGAAAAGATTCACGATCTGGTTCACAATTACCGGGGTTTTATTTCCAAAAGCACGAACTCGAACCTGAAGTTTAAGATCCCCTTCGCCAATCAGGATCATTTTCTGATCGAACTTAGAAATTCGGAATTCGTCGACAAAAGCGACGAAACGATCGACGACATTACCGATCCGTATGAGGAATGCGTGAGAAGACTGGAAATCGATCATGAATTCCTTTCCAAATACAAAAAGTTGTTCGAAGAGGATAAGATTCCGAAACGGGATCGCAGACATATTCTCGCCAAACAACACAGGGTTTCTTTGGACATTCAAAAACTGGAAAAGAAGAAAAAGGATCTGATTCTAAAAACGAAATTTTCGGATTTTACCGTTTCGTTTGTCCCGCTCAAACACGCGGATCATTGA
- a CDS encoding cell division protein ZapA yields MDPRRVKVRILGEEYTILSETGEDYIHSLADEVDRKLRELGAGMPGASRQKLAILAALNFADELQQAKEIKNDSPPVSTGTGEIEEKTRKLITMLEEGIIGDL; encoded by the coding sequence ATGGACCCACGTAGGGTAAAAGTCAGAATCCTCGGAGAGGAATATACGATCCTCAGTGAAACGGGAGAAGACTACATTCATTCTCTTGCGGACGAAGTGGACCGCAAACTGAGAGAACTCGGAGCCGGAATGCCCGGCGCTTCGAGACAGAAACTCGCCATCTTAGCCGCACTCAACTTTGCGGACGAACTGCAACAAGCGAAAGAAATCAAAAACGATTCTCCACCCGTTTCAACCGGGACCGGAGAGATCGAAGAAAAAACCAGAAAGCTAATTACTATGTTGGAAGAAGGAATCATCGGGGACCTTTGA
- a CDS encoding 5-formyltetrahydrofolate cyclo-ligase: protein MKLQSRNALRTLLTLLEERESKDRAILGFLKEITAGARTIIAYAPDKWEVKVDPKALGWIAPDKEIYFPKMMDQKLEFILPETWEDGPFGISEPKGTKTLDFHEAEWIVVPALGYDELGYRLGRGAGFYDRTIYDVNPSKLIGLTYEELFPASFAKEDHDIRVGRVITEKKIYQTV, encoded by the coding sequence TTGAAACTTCAGTCTAGAAACGCACTCCGAACTCTTCTTACCCTTTTGGAAGAAAGGGAATCCAAAGACCGAGCCATTCTCGGGTTTTTAAAGGAAATCACCGCCGGCGCCCGTACGATCATCGCATACGCTCCCGATAAATGGGAAGTCAAGGTGGATCCGAAAGCCTTGGGCTGGATCGCTCCCGACAAGGAAATTTATTTCCCGAAAATGATGGATCAGAAATTAGAATTCATTCTCCCCGAAACCTGGGAGGACGGACCGTTCGGGATCTCGGAACCCAAGGGGACAAAGACATTGGATTTCCACGAAGCCGAATGGATTGTCGTACCTGCCTTAGGTTACGATGAACTCGGTTATCGACTCGGACGCGGCGCGGGGTTTTACGATCGGACGATTTACGACGTAAACCCGAGCAAATTAATCGGACTTACTTACGAAGAACTCTTTCCGGCGAGCTTTGCGAAAGAGGATCACGACATAAGAGTCGGTCGAGTGATTACGGAGAAAAAAATCTATCAAACCGTCTGA